A single window of Sporosarcina sp. FSL W7-1349 DNA harbors:
- a CDS encoding enoyl-CoA hydratase/isomerase family protein has protein sequence MIYHLVELTLQDGIASVRLNHAAQSNALDAGLSQELYHIADELSNRDDVKVVVLGSHGTDFSIGLNLNESRPANETDETYATVALASRTIEKWARLPHPVIAAIQGQCSSLGLSLACVADVRYASDTAFFSIPESKLGVVPAGGVTQRLPRIIGKGPAMSMLLGGEPIQVGEAFRVGLVNKIAEEDVWELACREARQLAELSSLSMQYTKECLLRGSELSFEQALRLELDVYMLLSTSEDRMEGVQAFLEKRTPQFQGK, from the coding sequence ATGATATATCATCTAGTGGAGTTGACTTTGCAAGACGGTATTGCTTCCGTCCGGCTCAATCATGCGGCGCAATCTAACGCGTTGGATGCCGGACTATCTCAAGAGTTGTACCATATTGCGGACGAGCTGAGCAATCGGGACGATGTAAAGGTCGTAGTGCTTGGAAGTCATGGTACTGATTTTTCAATTGGCTTGAATCTGAATGAAAGCCGGCCGGCGAATGAAACAGATGAGACATACGCGACGGTCGCCTTGGCGAGCCGGACAATTGAGAAATGGGCGCGCCTTCCGCATCCGGTCATAGCTGCTATCCAAGGGCAATGCTCCTCATTGGGGCTAAGTTTAGCATGTGTTGCAGATGTGCGTTACGCATCCGACACGGCTTTTTTTTCAATTCCCGAATCAAAACTAGGGGTTGTTCCCGCAGGTGGAGTGACGCAGCGATTGCCACGGATTATCGGCAAAGGGCCCGCGATGTCCATGCTGCTCGGAGGAGAACCGATTCAGGTGGGGGAGGCGTTTCGGGTCGGGCTCGTGAACAAAATAGCGGAAGAGGACGTCTGGGAACTGGCTTGCCGAGAAGCTAGGCAATTAGCGGAGTTATCCAGCCTTTCCATGCAGTATACGAAGGAGTGTCTATTGCGGGGGAGCGAGTTGTCTTTTGAACAGGCACTCCGATTGGAACTGGATGTCTATATGCTCTTGTCGACGAGTGAAGATCGCATGGAAGGGGTGCAGGCTTTCCTGGAAAAACGGACTCCCCAATTCCAGGGGAAATAG
- a CDS encoding CoA transferase: protein MEIDRQTALLEGLRILELTYGLSGSYAGRLFAESGAQVTKISADVYGFSAFRDTGKRIIQTTDALLPETIAEQLTGRRWDIVLWDSHMADDLEGRLKKLIQRLADPCLSVRIRFPDGVGATEETALQERGGWTNLTGDPDRHPLHIGGDPATSLVGAHVAAGAMFAWLGRKRTVVEVDAMTVIVSALEGAYSQYKETGEVRRRAGNRHRSLAPMGIFPCQDGFTLIGAPVDEQWELLERWMGDNPKPKWATVEQRQESYHSLETAITNWSKTMDRDSLFHTGQAFRLPFGNVQTIGDVKKCPHLQTRQFWKMGDPSRGAHLPWIVHRSRTGRRGTVPMEKLRILDLTSMWSGPYCTRLFADQGVEVLKVEAPHRPDGIRGTATFFRELNRNKKSVTLDLRQQADLEKFWELVESCDVLVENFSPRVMENFGLTREALWERQPGLLIVSLSAFGQTGPYRDYVGYGPTLESMAGLASLTGYGDGIPWLPGFSVSDMGAGIHGAFALLGALYSHRQDGRGIAIDLSQYEAAVQLSGDYIMEGTFSTELQKTTGSRCVADLKEFGPVLETEMNGGGRSIAAPWSSSGDPVRLYEPAPELGQHNLFLDDFIKKKDRMQV, encoded by the coding sequence ATGGAGATAGACAGACAAACTGCGCTGTTGGAAGGGCTCCGCATATTGGAATTGACCTATGGCCTTTCCGGCAGCTATGCGGGTCGCCTCTTTGCGGAAAGCGGAGCCCAAGTGACTAAAATCTCAGCCGACGTGTATGGATTTTCGGCTTTCCGGGACACCGGGAAACGAATCATCCAGACAACCGATGCGCTGCTTCCGGAAACAATCGCGGAACAGTTGACGGGCAGGCGCTGGGATATCGTCCTTTGGGATAGCCATATGGCGGATGATCTGGAGGGGCGTTTGAAGAAGCTGATCCAGCGATTGGCCGATCCCTGTTTATCCGTTCGAATTCGCTTTCCCGATGGAGTGGGCGCAACAGAGGAAACTGCACTGCAGGAACGGGGTGGCTGGACGAATTTGACCGGGGATCCGGACCGTCATCCCTTACATATCGGGGGGGATCCGGCTACTTCTCTAGTTGGAGCGCATGTGGCAGCCGGCGCGATGTTCGCATGGTTGGGGAGGAAGCGCACTGTTGTCGAAGTAGATGCGATGACAGTGATCGTTAGTGCACTGGAAGGGGCTTATTCGCAATATAAGGAGACCGGAGAGGTGCGGAGAAGAGCGGGAAACCGGCATCGATCCTTGGCGCCAATGGGGATCTTCCCCTGCCAGGATGGGTTTACCCTAATTGGCGCCCCGGTGGACGAACAATGGGAACTGCTCGAAAGGTGGATGGGGGATAATCCGAAACCGAAATGGGCAACGGTTGAGCAACGCCAGGAGTCTTATCATTCCTTGGAAACAGCCATAACGAATTGGTCAAAGACGATGGATCGGGATAGCCTCTTTCATACCGGCCAGGCATTCCGACTTCCGTTCGGCAATGTGCAGACAATAGGGGATGTAAAAAAATGTCCTCATCTGCAAACCCGCCAATTTTGGAAGATGGGAGACCCGAGCCGCGGAGCACATCTCCCATGGATCGTCCACCGCAGCAGGACGGGAAGGCGGGGCACCGTCCCAATGGAAAAACTGCGCATCCTCGATCTGACAAGCATGTGGTCCGGTCCTTATTGCACCCGTCTATTTGCTGACCAAGGCGTGGAAGTCCTGAAGGTGGAAGCCCCCCACCGACCAGATGGAATACGGGGAACCGCGACGTTCTTTCGTGAGTTGAACAGGAATAAAAAAAGCGTGACATTGGATCTGCGTCAGCAAGCAGATCTTGAGAAGTTTTGGGAACTTGTGGAGTCGTGCGATGTGCTAGTTGAAAATTTCAGTCCGCGAGTCATGGAGAACTTCGGGCTCACCCGCGAGGCTTTATGGGAGAGGCAACCCGGTCTGCTCATCGTCTCTCTCTCCGCTTTTGGCCAGACGGGGCCATATCGGGATTATGTCGGCTACGGGCCGACATTGGAATCGATGGCCGGTTTGGCATCGTTGACCGGCTATGGAGATGGCATACCTTGGCTACCCGGTTTCTCTGTCAGTGATATGGGAGCGGGTATTCATGGAGCGTTCGCCTTACTGGGGGCTCTTTATTCTCACCGACAAGATGGCCGAGGCATAGCAATCGATCTATCCCAATATGAAGCCGCTGTTCAATTGAGTGGGGACTATATAATGGAAGGAACTTTTTCAACAGAGCTACAGAAGACTACTGGCAGCAGGTGTGTAGCCGATCTGAAAGAGTTTGGGCCAGTACTGGAGACCGAGATGAACGGTGGCGGTCGTTCCATCGCTGCACCGTGGTCCAGTAGCGGCGATCCAGTCCGTCTATACGAGCCTGCTCCGGAACTTGGCCAGCATAATTTGTTCCTGGATGATTTCATCAAGAAAAAAGACCGGATGCAAGTTTGA
- a CDS encoding CaiB/BaiF CoA transferase family protein yields the protein MSTLPLEGIRILDLSMWWSGPLCTSYLGAQGAEVIKVESIQAPDGFRYTATLPGENWWEFGAQFNSANMNKIGITLNLADPKGKSLFKELVEKSDVVIENFTAGVMENFGLDYETLREINPKIIMLSMPAYGKTGPFGKQPGFAYTFEILSGIAQVNGYEGGNPSIISGVGDVISGSHTAFALLSALEYRERTGKGQEIEVAQVEACANLVGQAIVDVSMNNNNWGRLGNRQPGLAPHGIYRCKGEDSWVAIAVTNETEWKNLCKALGEPNWSKEERFQTMESRCQNEDELDSLIETWTTRFGHYEAANLLQAVGVGAGPVLEVDEIEDDRFLEGMFQEMTRELVGTHKYPAWPIKFSGERIMQKTVAPMLGEHNGYVFSKILGLSDEEIQRLEQDDIIGTVPIGARGTVETASK from the coding sequence ATGTCAACTTTACCGTTGGAAGGAATCCGGATTTTGGATTTATCGATGTGGTGGTCGGGACCGCTTTGTACGTCCTATCTTGGTGCGCAAGGAGCGGAAGTCATCAAGGTGGAGTCAATTCAGGCACCCGATGGATTCCGGTACACCGCCACTTTGCCAGGGGAAAATTGGTGGGAATTTGGCGCACAGTTCAACAGCGCCAATATGAATAAAATCGGAATCACGCTGAATTTGGCTGATCCGAAGGGCAAAAGCCTGTTCAAGGAACTGGTCGAAAAAAGCGATGTTGTCATCGAGAACTTTACGGCAGGCGTGATGGAGAACTTTGGCTTGGACTACGAAACACTGCGGGAAATCAACCCGAAAATCATTATGCTTTCCATGCCGGCATACGGGAAGACAGGTCCTTTCGGCAAACAGCCCGGATTCGCCTATACATTCGAGATCCTGTCGGGCATTGCCCAAGTGAACGGCTATGAAGGAGGCAATCCGAGTATCATCTCGGGTGTCGGCGACGTCATTTCGGGTTCCCACACGGCATTCGCTCTTTTATCCGCATTGGAGTATAGAGAACGGACCGGGAAAGGACAGGAAATCGAGGTGGCGCAAGTGGAGGCATGCGCTAACCTGGTGGGCCAGGCGATTGTGGACGTCTCGATGAACAATAATAATTGGGGACGGTTGGGGAATCGGCAGCCGGGGCTGGCACCGCATGGAATCTACCGTTGCAAAGGAGAAGATTCCTGGGTCGCCATTGCCGTCACCAATGAAACGGAATGGAAAAACCTCTGTAAAGCGCTAGGCGAACCGAATTGGTCAAAGGAAGAACGGTTTCAGACGATGGAAAGCCGTTGTCAGAACGAAGACGAGTTGGATTCGTTGATCGAAACATGGACGACCCGATTTGGCCATTATGAAGCGGCGAACTTGTTGCAAGCAGTTGGCGTGGGTGCAGGCCCTGTTCTTGAAGTGGATGAAATCGAGGACGATCGATTCTTGGAAGGCATGTTCCAAGAAATGACGCGGGAACTGGTCGGGACTCACAAGTACCCTGCCTGGCCGATTAAATTTTCGGGTGAACGCATCATGCAAAAAACAGTAGCACCGATGCTTGGCGAGCATAACGGATATGTATTCAGCAAGATTCTCGGGTTGAGCGATGAGGAGATTCAGCGATTGGAACAGGACGATATCATCGGAACGGTGCCAATCGGAGCAAGGGGAACCGTAGAAACGGCATCTAAATGA
- a CDS encoding CaiB/BaiF CoA transferase family protein: protein MEKQALSGIKVIDLSEMISGPYCTKLLADLGAEVIKIEQPGLGDPSRLEGPFPGNKPDLDSSGLFGYLNHNKKGITLDYKTSKGLDVVKRLIKEADILVENFEPGVMAELGIGYDVLKELNPRLILTSITYFGQSGKYRDYKATELVAQSMSGWISSIGEYGKPPLRAGGPIRLLDYITGTFAAMATMTAVIGRRKSNKGEHIDVSSVEVGLLQRAYPTVQDSFPNATHKTPKRFVMTPSVEKCKDGYIGITLLTGQHWQDFCGMTEMYDWMEDPRFILLPNRLKHKKVFQERFDEWLMRHTQEEIIALAKEWRVPAIPVPTFEDMLSFPQYEERGLFVKVDHPKMGAIVQPGAPFRMSETPWKINSPAPLLGEHTEDVLDGRLGMKSSVLQEMRQEGVI from the coding sequence ATGGAAAAACAAGCTCTTTCCGGAATCAAAGTCATTGATTTATCAGAAATGATTTCGGGTCCATATTGTACAAAACTACTGGCAGACTTGGGCGCCGAAGTGATCAAGATTGAACAACCCGGTTTAGGGGATCCCTCCAGACTGGAAGGACCATTCCCGGGCAATAAACCAGATTTGGATTCCAGCGGGTTGTTCGGGTATCTGAATCATAATAAAAAAGGAATCACACTGGATTACAAGACGTCAAAAGGATTAGATGTCGTCAAGCGGCTAATCAAGGAAGCCGATATTCTCGTGGAGAACTTCGAGCCGGGTGTCATGGCAGAGTTGGGCATCGGTTATGACGTGCTGAAAGAGCTCAATCCGCGCCTAATCTTGACTTCCATCACCTATTTTGGCCAGTCTGGAAAATACCGGGATTATAAAGCGACCGAATTGGTCGCTCAATCGATGAGCGGCTGGATCAGCTCAATCGGGGAATACGGCAAACCGCCGTTGCGGGCGGGGGGACCGATTCGGTTGCTGGACTATATTACGGGGACATTTGCTGCTATGGCCACGATGACTGCCGTAATCGGAAGACGAAAATCGAATAAAGGGGAACATATCGATGTCTCTTCGGTGGAGGTCGGTTTGCTGCAACGAGCGTATCCGACCGTGCAGGATTCATTTCCGAATGCGACTCATAAAACCCCGAAACGTTTCGTCATGACACCGAGTGTCGAGAAGTGCAAGGACGGTTACATCGGTATTACTCTTCTGACAGGCCAGCATTGGCAAGACTTTTGCGGAATGACTGAAATGTATGACTGGATGGAAGATCCGCGGTTCATCTTGCTGCCGAATCGGTTGAAGCATAAAAAGGTTTTCCAGGAACGCTTTGATGAGTGGCTCATGCGACATACGCAAGAAGAAATCATCGCCTTGGCGAAAGAGTGGAGAGTTCCTGCAATACCGGTCCCGACATTCGAAGACATGCTTTCCTTCCCACAATATGAGGAACGGGGCTTATTCGTTAAAGTGGATCATCCGAAAATGGGTGCAATTGTTCAACCGGGAGCGCCATTCCGTATGTCGGAAACTCCATGGAAGATCAACAGCCCGGCGCCGCTACTCGGGGAACATACCGAAGACGTTTTGGACGGTCGATTGGGGATGAAGAGCTCAGTTCTTCAGGAGATGCGTCAGGAAGGCGTCATTTAG
- a CDS encoding acyl-CoA dehydrogenase family protein: MDFSLTEIQEVFKSTAKKLFEEKWDITTLRAIEKEERGFSSTFYKEIADLGFLGLIVPEDYGGVGGGLTDLAVIVEEAGSALFPSPFLPTVTYGVLPLLKYGTEAQKQELLPKIIEGKVIVSSALSEAQAHYDMRYISTSAKKLGGGYTLSGTKLFAPFADSADYLLTLARTGPGQEGSADGLSLFLVKNDPSTVRHTPLKSIGSDGLYEVEFLDTPLTDADLLGAEGAGWSVVQEIIELATALQSVEMAGLLGRALDLTNNYVKERTQFNQPIGNFQSVQHRLSDMYTVVEGGKLAAFQAIWRLEEGLPAEKEIAVAKAWLSKEGQKVLVGAHQLHGGMGVDMDYPLQFCFRRFKSMQLNLGPAANHLKRLGRTFIQDPVAQVVHS, from the coding sequence ATGGATTTTTCATTGACCGAAATTCAAGAGGTTTTCAAAAGCACTGCCAAAAAGCTTTTCGAAGAGAAGTGGGATATTACGACATTACGTGCCATTGAAAAGGAGGAACGGGGATTTTCCTCCACATTTTACAAGGAAATTGCGGACCTCGGATTTTTGGGCTTGATCGTACCTGAGGACTACGGCGGTGTCGGCGGCGGTCTGACCGACTTGGCTGTCATTGTGGAAGAGGCTGGTTCGGCATTGTTCCCGTCCCCGTTCCTGCCGACAGTCACTTACGGTGTGCTCCCTCTCCTCAAATATGGTACGGAAGCACAGAAACAGGAGCTTCTGCCGAAAATCATCGAGGGAAAAGTGATCGTTTCGAGCGCCCTATCGGAAGCTCAAGCTCATTATGACATGAGATATATTTCCACTAGTGCGAAGAAGTTGGGCGGAGGCTACACATTGAGCGGCACGAAACTGTTTGCGCCATTTGCCGACTCGGCAGATTACTTGTTGACGTTGGCCCGGACAGGTCCAGGTCAAGAAGGGAGCGCGGACGGCCTAAGTCTATTCTTAGTTAAGAATGATCCGTCCACAGTCCGTCATACTCCGCTGAAATCCATCGGTTCGGATGGCCTGTATGAAGTCGAATTCCTCGATACCCCGTTGACAGATGCTGATCTGCTGGGTGCTGAAGGTGCTGGCTGGTCCGTCGTGCAAGAAATCATCGAGCTGGCGACCGCTCTCCAATCAGTCGAAATGGCAGGCTTGCTCGGCCGGGCGCTGGACCTGACGAATAATTATGTGAAAGAGCGGACCCAGTTCAATCAGCCGATCGGTAACTTCCAATCTGTCCAACACCGGTTGTCGGATATGTATACGGTCGTGGAAGGCGGAAAACTCGCTGCATTCCAAGCAATCTGGCGATTGGAAGAAGGGCTGCCGGCGGAAAAAGAAATCGCTGTCGCCAAAGCGTGGCTCAGCAAGGAAGGGCAAAAAGTGCTCGTCGGGGCCCATCAACTCCACGGCGGCATGGGTGTGGATATGGATTATCCGCTCCAGTTCTGTTTCCGGCGGTTCAAAAGCATGCAGCTGAACCTCGGACCGGCCGCCAACCATCTGAAGCGACTCGGCAGAACATTCATCCAGGATCCTGTCGCGCAGGTCGTCCATTCCTAA
- a CDS encoding Zn-ribbon domain-containing OB-fold protein — translation MVQNKVEVQTPKPMMSQDTVKFWELLQEKKQLHLQRCSDCKTYSHPPRVTCHKCRSFNMEWVPSEGKGEVHSYVVYHRSVHPGFEVPYEVILVELEEGVRIVSNMVDCKPDEVYIGMPVEHVVEQTFEDISLVKFKRQTT, via the coding sequence ATGGTCCAAAACAAAGTAGAGGTTCAGACGCCAAAACCGATGATGAGTCAAGATACAGTGAAGTTTTGGGAGCTGTTGCAGGAGAAAAAACAACTTCATTTGCAAAGATGCAGTGATTGCAAGACCTACTCCCATCCGCCACGGGTGACTTGCCACAAATGCCGCAGCTTCAACATGGAGTGGGTGCCATCGGAAGGAAAGGGCGAGGTACATAGCTATGTTGTGTATCACCGTTCCGTACATCCCGGATTCGAAGTGCCGTATGAAGTGATTCTTGTTGAATTAGAAGAAGGTGTCCGGATCGTCTCCAATATGGTCGATTGCAAACCGGATGAGGTGTATATCGGGATGCCCGTGGAACATGTTGTCGAGCAGACATTCGAGGATATTTCCCTAGTCAAGTTTAAACGCCAAACCACATGA
- a CDS encoding thiolase C-terminal domain-containing protein, producing the protein MGTAVREKTAIVGIGATEFSQNCGRSELRMALEAILDAVEDAGIKVEDIDGMVNYTMDTAEQIEVVRSLGIPNLSFFSKVPYGGGASCGTVAQAVAAIEAGLATTVVCYRSIRDASGPVTYGDFEPTRVSGDTYMGMYHPYGLLTPVSWVAMFAQRYNYKYGIKDGQFAPVSLVNRENANRNPNAIFYNRTLSLEEYNDSPINVAPLRRHDCCLSTDGAVAIIVTTADRAKHLKHRPAYISGAVQGMSTNGEVMTSYTREDIATLPEVEEYGKLLFEMARITPKDINVAQFYDAFSPLVPMQLEALGFVKKGEGVDYIEGGDRIRRDGELPINTSGGLMSEGYIHGMNLIAEGVRQVRGTSTTQIDDVEYSLVTGGLGVPSSGLILRRG; encoded by the coding sequence ATGGGTACAGCAGTGCGTGAAAAAACAGCGATTGTCGGAATTGGAGCAACGGAATTCAGCCAAAATTGCGGGCGAAGCGAGCTTCGCATGGCATTGGAAGCCATTTTGGATGCAGTCGAAGACGCGGGTATCAAAGTGGAAGACATCGATGGCATGGTCAATTACACGATGGATACGGCGGAACAGATCGAAGTGGTCCGTTCGTTGGGCATTCCGAATTTGAGCTTCTTCAGTAAAGTGCCGTACGGAGGGGGAGCGAGCTGCGGAACGGTTGCGCAGGCGGTTGCTGCAATCGAAGCGGGACTTGCCACTACAGTCGTCTGTTATCGTTCCATCCGGGATGCTTCCGGCCCGGTCACTTACGGAGACTTCGAACCGACCCGGGTATCAGGCGATACGTACATGGGTATGTATCATCCGTATGGCTTGCTGACTCCCGTTTCATGGGTAGCCATGTTTGCCCAGCGCTATAACTATAAATATGGCATCAAGGACGGGCAGTTCGCCCCGGTTTCCCTTGTGAACCGCGAAAATGCCAACCGGAATCCGAATGCCATTTTCTATAACCGGACATTGTCACTCGAAGAGTACAATGACTCGCCGATCAATGTCGCACCGTTGCGCAGGCATGATTGCTGCCTAAGCACGGATGGGGCGGTTGCGATTATTGTGACTACCGCCGATCGGGCGAAACATTTGAAACACCGTCCAGCCTACATCTCAGGTGCGGTCCAAGGGATGTCCACGAACGGGGAAGTGATGACTTCTTATACTCGTGAGGATATTGCCACGCTGCCGGAGGTCGAAGAATACGGCAAGCTGCTCTTTGAAATGGCTCGTATCACGCCAAAAGACATCAACGTCGCCCAGTTCTATGATGCGTTCAGCCCGTTGGTGCCGATGCAGCTGGAAGCGCTCGGCTTTGTAAAGAAAGGCGAAGGGGTCGATTACATTGAAGGCGGGGATCGGATTCGCCGTGATGGGGAACTACCGATCAATACATCGGGTGGACTCATGTCAGAAGGCTATATCCACGGGATGAACTTGATTGCGGAAGGGGTCCGGCAAGTCCGCGGCACATCCACGACACAAATTGATGATGTTGAATACTCGTTGGTCACAGGGGGGCTCGGCGTCCCATCCAGCGGTCTCATTTTAAGAAGGGGGTAA